From Heteronotia binoei isolate CCM8104 ecotype False Entrance Well chromosome 17, APGP_CSIRO_Hbin_v1, whole genome shotgun sequence, one genomic window encodes:
- the LOC132586539 gene encoding galectin-4-like, which yields MPFNWRIKDGLYPESAVVLEGLIPEQSKRFYIQIANGQYERAKALRLEARFEDYPYMVVVMLNCFENRPRIKASPLKPGGRFRIEIKVTRNSYKIFANNRLLDEFPHCLPPKDAIFLEMNGDVMLEKLSFLPTHPVGH from the exons ATGCCTTTCAACTGGAGGATCAAGGATGGTCTGTACCCAGAATCGGCGGTTGTGCTGGAAGGTTTaattccagagcagagtaaacg GTTCTACATCCAGATTGCTAATGGCCAATACGAGAGGGCGAAGGCTCTCCGATTAGAAGCCCGCTTTGAGGACTATCCCTACATGGTGGTTGTTATGCTCAACTGTTTTGAGAACAGGCCACGGATAAAGGCGAGCCCCCTGAAGCCGGGTGGGAGATTCAGGATTGAAATCAAAGTGACTCGCAACAGCTACAAG ATATTTGCCAACAACCGACTTCTGGATGAATTCCCCCACTGCCTCCCGCCGAAGGACGCCATTTTCCTGGAGATGAATGGGGACGTGATGCTCGAAAAACTCAGTTTTCTTCCAACACATCCTGTAGGCCACTAA